In one window of Henckelia pumila isolate YLH828 chromosome 1, ASM3356847v2, whole genome shotgun sequence DNA:
- the LOC140875495 gene encoding protein SWOLLEN 1 isoform X2 — MDYDDNDCGGQNLHLAGEENSKISSVLQPFSLPKFDFDDSLHGHLRFDSLVENEVFLGIPSQEDNHWIEDFSRGSSGIEFNSNSTEPCALPRHDNVWSEATSSESVEMLLKAVGQEEVAPGETMVEGSDPQLGSSTKQVGDNLKNDQMDYVLEVEGCGLKATSESLHTDLKSSMDNQGDSSGLLNESLSEQEQENLPSPDTHVDNNESSSQLITESIVETSDVDKFCNSNFVNTVNAANDISVEVEVRKEEFSMNYELVGGNDSVNLDMPCHVEIPAKLGSVDHAVDACATTVGGTPGTSGKGESMSTLEGFNDACFIAAGNVDCGPAVFSSGTKIKQLPEGCDMLTEKPSSPLRENEFVAGIGIEGSKRDDLGDSADSSFNGADCITKTVVEDITNVREVAAIQEENLEQGDHVSPAMLPESMQTCRENDLSVQSVVHEGKLDASKCEDDKKLPLDSNILVSDDNEKEGMSTFSGEVAEVNLKAASTQSNNFSGDNPVLNSEVSGTILISSGAVEGDLSDLDEHDTPSYHIPNRDQNKIIESEANKESIISGTKVSFGVADEFAPAIGSEKSTLFDSVRVKEPETVDQSAMLMEASSAISFDKTSKDSNEDMEHSAPGLTVQDDVAEAAPSEKPKEAEEGKNTVENSSIVSATINAVDIDESNLLSLPGMSCTESSQGEVSKRVNLTNSESKNVGNVLSSSADAKLKTLSKEEGICTSDIRYLGSLTKSTGYSSSGLQSVPSIQASKLPVTGSVSLPTSGGTDPVILKGISHETSLMSDGVPPSGGFKASTERKSRRGSNKSVKESAKKGNQVKEKSPLRQTEKGGKSCGPLSPLLAGQLMTLDSVVKPRATVSIPGSTLPDLNTSAPISSFFQQPFTDLQQVQLRAQIFVYGSLIQGVAPDEACMVSSFGVSDGGRSTWEPSWRAVVEKLNGQKSQGYNFETPVRSSSGAKAPDQVSRQTFAGSEVLSSPAGRASNKVISSQAINPLIPLSSPLWNVSVSSCEAVPSSSAARCAGFDYPAVSPLHPYHTPPIRNLVSHTTSWQPQASFTVPWATSSQSSPFDISSSYTVFPISEPVKSAAAVKGSSSLSSGVKLVTPVPAIHTGSTALFPEASSLDLKKVAVSTTQTSANAKSRKRKKSSGVDSVLQASATATLADSFSIPVIDNRLSKKASAMEDFSRLPVSDSMPMPVVSCHYSTSIAFTSPSNSVPKGKSIQFVSSAWPSISNDHHKSGDLSMDKRAPFFEEFSKVEEAKLHAEEAAVHASAAMRHCQGLWSQLEQQKNSGLKTEAEAKLASAAVAVAAAASVAKAAAAAAKVASNAAMQAKQIADESVTKCGTLGAPECDTLNTVNNLANAIPVSILKSGDYNNTSSFVISAAKEAAKKRVEAASAATRHAENLDAIVKAAEMAAEAVSHAGKVVAMGDPFTLSQLVEAGPDGYWKVPQGGTVPGSKSNDMNNSKSDNSNVVEIYSKDMHVSNHITSPAQKELSRNVVDTAVTVEEGLVSSIKHGEKNSKANKDKRVTEPDKASGIAAEPILKSRLKSFTPVTYDNTAIIKDGSTVEVLKDRGDLKKAWFSANVLSLKDRDAFVCFTELQSDQEQKYSLSTMKIRKNAFPIPRSEQLKEWVSLEAKDGNPPTVRIPHPITAAQFEGTRKRRRAAVKDYAWSVGDKVDAWVQDCWREGIISEKNKKDTTTWSVHFPAQGETLDVKVWHLRPTVVWVDGQWIECCRSGQGDTPIEKRPKLGSNDMVTEGAGELSKTIDFAEVDKAEHRLPLSAEETVFNAGSTRVGKKPDMGRTMRSGSQKEGSRVVIGVPKPGKRRKFIEVSKHYVSDRNTKTVPGDSVKLAKFLTSQGPGSRGSKNSSKIDLKEKLLAEAKSKAPKSGKPPTVPSRILPQKDGLNSSHSNASDAAMSNDDNEAVEKSLTEFASFSNVPESAIVFSSRARSENRKKTSAMNPMPERFKKGKLAPSSGKSEKNEADENFVSGVAEPRRSIRRIQPTSRLLEGLQSSLTISKLPSSSHDKSHRSNTKNTSKGYSSRN, encoded by the exons ATGGACTATGATGACAATGACTGTGGAGGCCAGAATCTTCACTTAGCTGGTGAAGAGAATTCTAAAATTTCCTCAGTTTTACAACCATTTTCTCTTCCCAAGTTCGATTTTGATGACAGTCTTCACGGGCATTTAAGATTCGATAGTTTAGTTGAGAACGAAGTTTTTCTTGGTATTCCAAGTCAGGAAGACAATCATTGGATAGAGGATTTTTCTCGGGGAAGCAGTGGAATAGAGTTCAACTCCAACTCAACAGAACCTTGTGCTTTGCCGAGGCATGACAATGTGTGGTCTGAGGCAACATCATCGGAATCCGTTGAAATGTTACTGAAGGCAGTCGGACAGGAAGAGGTGGCCCCAGGTGAAACTATGGTTGAGGGTTCAGACCCTCAGCTTGGTAGCTCAACGAAACAAGTGGGTGATAACTTGAAGAATGACCAGATGGATTATGTGCTTGAAGTTGAAGGTTGTGGTTTAAAAGCGACCAGTGAAAGTTTGCATACAGACCTGAAGAGCTCCATGGACAATCAAGGTGATTCAAGTGGCTTGCTGAATGAATCTCTAAGCGAACAGGAGCAGGAAAATTTACCTAGTCCGGACACGCATGTTGATAACAATGAGAGCTCTTCTCAGCTGATCACCGAGAGCATTGTGGAGACCAGTGATGTGGACAAGTTCTGTAATTCCAATTTTGTTAACACGGTTAATGCAGCAAATGATATATCTGTTGAAGTGGAGGTACGAAAGGAAGAGTTCAGTATGAATTATGAATTAGTGGGTGGGAATGATTCCGTCAATTTGGATATGCCTTGTCATGTTGAAATTCCTGCTAAGTTGGGATCTGTAGATCATGCAGTTGACGCTTGTGCTACTACCGTTGGTGGAACTCCAGGTACTTCTGGGAAGGGAGAGTCCATGTCTACACTTGAGGGTTTCAACGATGCTTGTTTCATTGCTGCTGGTAACGTTGATTGTGGGCCTGCAGTTTTCTCTTCAGGTACAAAGATTAAGCAGCTGCCTGAAGGTTGTGATATGTTAACTGAGAAGCCATCTTCTCCACTTCGAGAAAACGAGTTTGTTGCGGGAATTGGAATAGAAGGCAGTAAGAGAGATGATCTTGGTGATTCAGCAGATTCGTCATTTAATGGTGCGGACTGCATTACGAAAACAGTGGTTGAGGATATCACAAATGTGAGAGAGGTTGCTGCCATACAGGAAGAAAATTTAGAGCAAGGGGACCATGTCTCTCCTGCCATGCTACCTGAGAGCATGCAGACATGCAGAGAAAATGATCTTTCCGTGCAGTCAGTTGTTCATGAAGGTAAACTGGATGCTTCTAAATGTGAGGATGACAAGAAGTTGCCTCTTGATTCAAATATTTTGGTCTCTGATGATAATGAGAAAGAAGGTATGTCCACCTTTTCAGGTGAGGTAGCGGAAGTAAATCTGAAGGCAGCTTCAACCCAATCCAATAATTTTAGTGGGGATAATCCAG TATTGAACTCGGAGGTTTCAGGCACAATTTTGATATCATCAGGTGCCGTAGAAGGTGATTTATCTGATTTGGATGAGCATGACACACCTTCCTATCATATACCGAACAGGgatcagaataaaataattgaatCTGAAGCAAATAAAGAATCAATTATATCAGGGACGAAGGTGTCTTTTGGAGTGGCTGATGAGTTTGCCCCTGCTATTGGATCTGAAAAGAGCACATTGTTTGATTCTGTTCGAGTCAAAGAACCTGAGACAGTTGATCAGTCTGCTATGCTGATGGAAGCTTCCAGTGCTATCTCTTTTGACAAAACTAGTAAGGACTCGAACGAAGATATGGAACATTCTGCCCCTGGTTTGACTGTGCAAGATGATGTAGCTGAAGCTGCACCTTCTGAAAAGCCAAAAGAAGCAGAAGAAGGAAAAAACACCGTGGAAAATTCTTCAATAGTTTCAG CTACCATCAATGCTGTTGATATTGATGAATCGAACCTGCTTTCTTTGCCTGGCATGAGTTGTACTGAGTCTTCGCAAGGTGAAGTAAGCAAGCGTGTGAATCTTACAAACAGTGAATCCAAAAATGTTGGCAATGTTTTATCATCATCAGCGGATGCAAAATTGAAAACTCTCTCCAAAGAAGAGGGAATATGTACTTCAGATATCAGGTATTTAGGAAGTCTAACTAAGTCTACTGGATATTCCAGCTCCGGTCTGCAATCAGTTCCCAGTATTCAAGCAAGCAAATTGCCTGTG ACTGGGAGTGTATCCTTACCGACATCTGGTGGCACAGATCCTGTAATATTGAAGGGAATTTCTCATGAAACTTCTTTAATGTCTGATGGGGTGCCACCATCTGGAGGCTTCAAAGCGTCGACCGAGCGGAAATCAAGACGTGGAAGCAATAAATCTGTGAAGGAAAGTGCAAAAAAGGGAAATCAGGTGAAGGAAAAATCACCTTTGAGGCAAACTGAAAAGGGGGGTAAATCTTGTGGGCCGTTGAGTCCGCTTTTGGCTGGCCAACTCATGACGCTCGATAGCGTTGTGAAGCCAAGGGCCACTGTTTCTATTCCTGGATCCACTTTGCCGGATCTAAATACTTCTGCTCCAATATCATCTTTCTTTCAACAGCCTTTTACCGATTTACAGCAAGTTCAACTGCGAGCACAGATCTTTGTTTATGGATCTCTTAT ACAAGGAGTAGCGCCTGATGAAGCTTGTATGGTTTCATCCTTTGGTGTGTCTG ATGGCGGCAGGAGCACTTGGGAACCTTCTTGGCGTGCTGTTGTAGAAAAGCTTAACGGTCAGAAATCCCAGGGATATAATTTTGAAACACCTGTACGATCAAGCTCAG GTGCTAAAGCTCCAGATCAAGTGAGTAGACAGACTTTTGCTGGAAGTGAAGTTCTTTCATCTCCTGCTGGTCGAGCAAGCAACAAAGTCATCTCTTCTCAGGCTATTAATCCATTGATCCCTCTCTCTTCACCCCTGTGGAATGTATCTGTCTCATCTTGTGAGGCTGTGCCCTCCAGCAGCGCAGCCAGATGTGCTGGTTttgattatccggctgtttctcCCTTGCACCCTTATCATACCCCACCCATACGAAATTTGGTGTCGCATACAACCTCTTGGCAACCTCAGGCTTCCTTTACAGTACCCTGGGCTACTTCTTCACAAAGTTCTCCATTTGATATTAGTTCTAGTTATACCGTGTTCCCGATTTCGGAACCAGTAAAGTCGGCAGCTGCAGTTAAAGGATCATCTTCTCTTTCCTCCGGTGTAAAGCTTGTAACTCCCGTTCCTGCAATTCATACCGGTTCTACTGCTCTATTTCCTGAGGCTTCCTCTCTTGACTTGAAAAAGGTGGCCGTGTCCACCACACAGACTTCTGCTAATGCAAAATCTAGAAAGAGAAAAAAATCTTCTGGTGTTGATTCTGTTTTACAGGCTTCTGCGACTGCTACACTGGCAGATTCTTTCTCTATACCTGTAATTGATAACCGATTGTCAAAAAAGGCTTCTGCAATGGAGGATTTCAGTCGACTACCAGTTTCAGATTCAATGCCTATGCCTGTAGTTAGCTGTCATTATTCTACATCGATTGCTTTCACGTCCCCTTCTAACTCTGTGCCAAAAGGCAAATCCATTCAGTTTGTCTCTTCTGCATGGCCCTCAATTTCTAATGATCACCATAAGAGTGGTGATTTGAGCATGGATAAAAGGGCACCGTTTTTCGAGGAGTTTAGCAAGGTTGAGGAGGCTAAGTTACACGCCGAGGAGGCAGCTGTCCATGCTTCCGCCGCCATGAGGCACTGCCAAGGTCTGTGGAGTCAGTTGGAGCAGCAAAAGAATTCTGGCTTGAAGACAGAAGCCGAAGCTAAATTAGCATCTGCTGCTGTTGCTGTTGCAGCAGCTGCTTCTGTTGCTAAAGCCGCTGCCGCAGCTGCAAAGGTCGCATCAAATGCTGCTATGCAGGCAAAACAAATAGCTGATGAATCAGTAACCAAATGTGGAACCCTCGGTGCACCTGAATGTGATACCTTGAACACTGTAAACAACTTGGCCAATGCAATTCCAGTATCGATTCTGAAGAGTGGAGATTATAACAATACTTCCAGTTTTGTGATATCTGCTGCCAAAGAGGCTGCTAAAAAAAGGGTTGAGGCTGCTTCAGCTGCTACGAGACATGCTGAAAACCTTGATGCCATTGTAAAGGCAGCGGAAATGGCAGCAGAGGCTGTTTCTCATGCTGGAAAAGTTGTTGCCATGGGTGATCCTTTCACTTTGAGTCAACTGGTGGAGGCTGGACCAGATGGTTATTGGAAAGTTCCGCAGGGGGGCACTGTGCCAGGTTCAAAATCAAATGACATGAATAATAGCAAATCTGACAACAGCAATGTAGTGGAGATTTATTCTAAGGATATGCATGTTTCTAATCATATCACATCGCCTGCTCAAAAGGAGTTGTCTAGAAATGTTGTGGATACTGCTGTCACAGTTGAAGAGGGTCTTGTATCTTCTATCAAGCATGGGGAGAAGAATTCAAAAGCTAACAAGGATAAAAGAGTGACAGAGCCAGATAAAGCCAGTGGCATTGCCGCCGAACCAATTTTAAAATCGAGATTAAAATCCTTCACTCCTGTTACATATGATAATACAGCAATAATAAAAGATGGTTCCACCGTTGAG GTACTTAAGGATCGTGGTGATTTAAAGAAAGCATGGTTCTCAGCTAACGTATTAAGTTTGAAGGATCGTGATGCCTTCGTTTGCTTCACAGAACTCCAATCGGATCAAG AACAGAAATATTCCTTGTCAACAATGAAGATCAGGAAAAACGCCTTTCCCATACCTC GCTCGGAGCAACTGAAGGAGTGGGTATCTCTAGAAGCCAAAGATGGTAATCCTCCAACGGTACGAATTCCCCACCCTATTACTGCAGCGCAATTTGAAGGGACAAGGAAAAGACGTCGAGCTGCTGTGAAGGATTATGCTTGGTCCGTTGGAGACAAAGTTGATGCTTGGGTGCAAGATTG TTGGCGTGAAGGGATTATTTCTGAGAAGAATAAAAAAGACACGACCACATGGAGTGTGCATTTCCCAG CTCAAGGGGAGACATTAGATGTTAAAGTATGGCATCTACGACCAACTGTAGTTTGGGTTGATGGTCAATGGATTGAGTGTTGCAGATCAGGGCAG GGAGATACACCAATAGAGAAGCGACCAAAGTTGGGAAGCAATGACATGGTGACAGAAGGGGCGGGTGAGCTGTCTAAAACCATCGATTTCGCAGAAGTAGACAAAGCTGAACACAGATTGCCTTTGTCTGCCGAAGAGACAGTTTTTAATGCTGGCAGTACTAGGGTTGGTAAAAAACCTGACATGGGCAGGACTATGAGGTCTGGTTCACAGAAAGAAGGATCAAGAGTTGTAATTGGTGTTCCTAAGCCTGGAAAGAGGAGAAAATTTATTGAAGTAAGCAAACATTATGTTTCTGATAGGAACACCAAGACTGTACCTGGTGATTCAGTTAAGTTAGCTAAATTTTTGACGTCTCAAGGACCAGGATCGAGGGGATCGAAAAATAgttcaaagattgatttgaagGAGAAACTATTAGCAGAGGCTAAATCCAAAGCTCCCAAGTCTGGCAAACCTCCAACCGTCCCAAGTAGAATATTACCTCAGAAAGATGGCTTAAACTCTTCCCACTCCAATGCAAGTGATGCTGCGATGAGCAATGATGATAATGAAGCAGTTGAGAAAAGCCTTACAGAATTTGCATCCTTTTCCAATGTTCCTGAAAGTGCAATAGTATTTTCTTCTCGAGCTCGATCAGAAAATCGCAAGAAAACATCAGCAATGAATCCTATGCCTGAGCGGTTCAAGAAAGGAAAACTTGCACCTTCCAGTGGGAAGTCGGAAAAGAACGAAGCAGATGAAAATTTTGTTTCCGGTGTTGCTGAACCCCGCCGATCAATTCGCCGAATTCAGCCAACATCAAGG CTGTTGGAAGGGCTACAAAGCTCCCTCACGATATCAAAGCTCCCATCATCTTCACATGACAAAAGCCACAGGAGCAACACTAAAAACACATCTAAAG GGTATAGTAGCCGGAATTGA